From the Bos javanicus breed banteng chromosome 7, ARS-OSU_banteng_1.0, whole genome shotgun sequence genome, the window CACACCTGGAGCCAGCTTGCTCCACCTCCCTTGAAGAAGAAAAGGCTCCCTCCACTATGTCATCAAATCCTCTTAAGCGGTGGCTCCAGAGGGTCAGACACAAGCCCCTCAGtctgggggccagaggagaaaaGCAAGCTCCAGGCTGTCCTAAGGCTGAAGGCGTGAGCAACTCACCAGGCAAGCCATTGGGCCTCAGAGAAACTGGGGGATCTCTGAAACCAAGAGACAGGAAGAATTTCCTGGGCAGGGGGAAAATGCCTCCTAGAGCTGAGGGCAAAGAAAGACTGAGAGACTCTCTGGGAGACTGGACTCTTTGGGCAAAGTCTGGGGTGAGGCTGGTGGAGAGCCACTGGACACAGGGTAGCTTGAGTGGGGTCCTGTCCAGTGAAGCCTGTGGTTTTGACCACCTCCACTTTCCTCTGATGACTGGGCTACCCCCACACAGCAAATTGTGACTTTTCTTATATGTGCACCCCAGTCCTGTGCCTTCCTCCCTCAGGTCCCCCACATTCACCCACCCACCCTCCTCATTTTTCAGCACAACAAGGCCACTCAGCCTTCCCATGGCGTCCCCCAACTTTCTCCTCTCTATGACCATTTCAGCAGCCCACACCCCACACCTGCACCAGCCGACATCAGCCAGAAGCAAGGTATGGATCCTGGATGGGAAGGGCCCAACAAGACCCAGAGCTGGGGAGTGGCGGGGAAAGGGGATCAAGTCCCTGCCTTCTGAGAGCAAGAGGCTAGATAGTTTTTGAAGGCACCAAAGAGGTGGGCAAGGTGGTACCAGGTCAAAATGTGAAAGTTTGAGGTTTAGGTAAGAGACTGAATCCTGAGTGGCTAACCAGTGCCAGTATGGGAGTAGGCCTCTGTGTGAAGATGATAGAGAACTTGTAGTCTTTCCCTCCCCACAGTGAGAAAATGGAAAGTGGTGGTTGTGATGGCTGATTCACCTCAGCCTCGGGCAAAGTCATTCTGAAATCAGCCACTGTCGGCTGTGGGAAACCTGCTGACTCAacccaggggaggagggggcaagaGGAATGGGTGGAGCCCTGGATCCCTGGGCTCCTGGGCCAGGGGGTCTGCCTCCTGCCCAGAAAGCCAGGCTAGAGTCCCCAGCAGAGAGGCCCCAGTTGTAGACCAGCAATGAGCCAGGGTGCGGCAAGGTTTGGTCTTCCACTCCTTCATgactccagctctgccactaCCCAGCCACTGTCCACAAGCAAGTCACACCAACCATCTGCCCTTGATGCCCACAGTCTGCAAATGGGGCACTCTGATCACACCAGGCTAATCCTGAAAAGACCAGTATGTCTGGTCCTCTAGCACAGGGACAGGGGATCTTGAGGGCCCCACAGGAGGCTCTAGGATGCAGGAACCAGCTGGAGCAGCTTCTGGGTCAGGCTAGCTCACTTACTCTGCCCTCTCCCCTGCAGGAGTTCATAGGCCTCTGCAGACCCCTGACCTCTCTGGCTTCTACTCTCTGACCTCAGGCAGCATGGGACAGCTCCCCCACACTGTGAGCTGGTAAGTGAGGGCTCAATGGGAAAGGGGCCCCTTGTGCTGGCTGGACCCATACCCGCCCTTCCACTTTCCTCCTCCACTCTTCTGTGCGGAGCACCTTGCTGCCAGCTCTATACAAGTAATGGGCTGGCCAGCCACTCTAGCCTTGCCTCAGCCAGCCACACAAACTCCCTTTggaaaggcaggagacccagcccTGTCACGCTCCACCTTAATGTCTAGGAGACTTGAATGGGGGAACCCTGGGCTGTTTAGGGTCATATGAGTGTGTGAGATAGAAAGGCAGGCCTGAGCAGGGAGGTGGCAGCTTGCAGGACACAGGAGAGGTCGCTGTTTCCCAGTGGCCTGGCGGACAGGGGGATGCTACCCACTCGCCTCTGTGTCTACTGCCGGCTGGTCCCCTCCTTGGCAGAGTTGCTCGAAGTTCAGGGTCTGTCTTGCCCGTATGGTGCCTGCTTCAGTCCAAACTCCTGGCAGCCTGCTTGTAGAGTCCACTAATGCTGGGCCAGGAAAAGCCAACCTGGATCCTATGCAGCAAATCCAACCATGAGCCAAAGGGCCTGTCTTTGGCTGGAGCAGGGTCTTGGCAGGGTATGTGACCTTTTGCTCATCAACCGCAGTTTGACCAAGGCAGGTCTCAGGCCTCTCCAGGTTGCGACAGTCACCCAAAAGTAGGAAAGCTTGGCTTCCCTGGGCCTGCCTGCCTCTTTCTACTTGTCCTTTATCCACATTCAGCTCACTCTTCCATGTCCAGATTCACCTTGGATAAAGGTTCACCTTGAATACAAATCAGGACTATCCCCAGGATTGACGTGTGGCAGGCAAGTTCTGGGCACCAGAGAAGCACTGCTCCAGTGGGTTGATCCTCAGGTCCCTGCCTCCCATCTCTCAGTCCACCTAGTGTACAACTTAGACAAGAGGCCAGTTACAAAGCATGGGTAGCAGTGCTTTGATTGAGGGCTGTAGAAGCCTGGGGGGACACCTCATCCAGTTTGGGATTCCCACGGCTGTTTCAGAAGAAAGGCTGTTTTGGCCAAGTAAGACCTTGACAGATGACCAGGAGTTTGAAGCAAAGTGGGACAGAACAATCCCAAGTGTTAACAGTGGGCATAAAGGTCCTATGGCAGGTATGGAAATAAGCCCAGATTTCACAAGATGAGACTGGAGGGGACCCAGGGATCTACTAAGCTCAGTGCCAGGAGAGTGCTGCCATTTCTGGCCCTTATACACCAGTAGAAAGGAGGTTAGCCTGCAGAGAGAAAGGTTGCCCTCTGGTGGCAGATGTTTAAAACATACACTAGAGCGGTCCAAACGGAAGCCAGTTTACCTTATTACACTAGGGGTCAGGCCTGAGCACAGGGGGGAAGTCCTTCCCCACATCTGGCCAGTAGTCAGACTAACATTTGGCCAGTAGCCAGACTGCTAACAGCTATCTCTCCCAACCACAGGCCCAGCCCTCCTCTCTACCCCCTGTCCCCTTCCTGCGGATATAGACAGCACTTCCCTGCCCCCACCGCAGCCCCTGGCGCCCCCTACCCCAGGTGAGTCCCCCACCCTGCAGCCAGGCTCCTGCTTCCTGTTGCCCAGGCTTCAGTGCCCACAAGAGGCTATGCCCAGGCCAGTGCTTGCCCTCTGTTAGTCGTCTGTCCATCCGTCCGTCTGTCATTCTCCAGCCCCGAGCTGCCCTGTGACTGAGAATGAAGCCAGTGGGAGTGTAGGAGGCTTAAGCCCAAGCTGTATTGTGCAAAGCACCAGAGAGCAGCCAGAGAGTGCAGGCACacgtgtgcaggtgtgtgtgcacTCACCTCTTGTGCATCCTGAAAAGGCAAGTCAGGACACCTCTCTTGGACACTCCTGGAGCTCTGTCCAAACTCAGGCAGCACCTCTTACACGTCTCAGGGGCCACCTGCTCAGTGACCCCACACTGTTCAAGTGGGGACTGTGTCCCTGCGTGTCCTCTCGCTTAGCTCACCTCCCTGGGGACAGACCTGTCTGGGTATGGAACGGGTTTGTCAGCAGACACTTCTAGACCTACTGGAGCTGCCAGcccagtgggggagggagagatacAGCAGCTATCTGGGTGAAGGGGGAGCCCCAAGGAGACCCAGCCATATCTGATGGGTCAGGACAAGCTTCGTGAGGACAGCTCTTGAGCGAGGGGGACAAAGATAACAGCAACCAGCTGGAGATGGCTGAGGGGCAGGAAGTGATGGGAAATGGGGTGGGGAATGGGTGTGCAATTCCTAAGAAGCAGCCTGGGTTTTATTCTATGAGCAATGGGGGGAACAGCACTCAAGTGCTATTATATGGAGGGAGACCTGGAGGGGTCAGTGAGGAAAGTAAGGAAGCCCACAGGGCAGCTACAGGTTGAGGCTGAGCTGGTGAGAGCAGGAGATGAGAAGGGGACTGATTCAGAAGTTATTCAGGACTCCAGGAAGCACCTGAATCTGCTGCACATGTAGATTCTCGCAGTGTCTGTGCAGTGTTGGGAGCAGGTGTCTGTATTTCTGTGTACTTGTTCAGCCAGTGGGGTTGGGTGACCGTTCGCCTGTCCTCGTGTGCTGTGCAGGGGCCTCTGTGTGTCCATAGATCTGGGCCGTACATGCCTGGCTCAGTGTTAACTCTTCTTTTGCCTCTAGGTTCACCCATCCACCCCTGATGCTAGGTTCTGGTGTCCCTGGTCACCCCGCAGCCATCCCCCACCCAGCCATCGTGCCCTCTTCAGGGAAGCAGGAGCTACAGCCCTATGACCGCAGCCTGTGAGTGGAACAAACACTTGGCGGGGGGGGCAGGGAAAATAAGCAGACCCCAGGACACATTCCTCTCACCAGGGCCAAGCCCTCCCTCCagggactgccaggagatccccTGTCAAGCCATCTTGTGGCAGTTTACCACTACCACTGACCAGTTTTTTTGACCCTCAGAAGCAGGAGTGGGGTGGACAGAATGGGGGACAAGGATTTAGGTTGAGCCCAGAGAGGAGGGGCTTTCCTTACTTAGCTACAAAATTCCTATAAGGAACAATAGTGAGCTCTGCTCACCTACTTTGGGGCAGCTAAAATAAGATACCATTTACAAAACCCTAGTATATCTatccaaccacacacacacagagacagacagacgcACAGGACACGGGAGAGGGGCGCATTAGGTGCACACCGTGAGGGCTCCTGAGTGTTCATCTGTCCCTCAGGAAAGCACAAGCAGACTCCAAGGCAGAGAAGGAAGCCAAGAAGCCAACCATCAAGAAGCCACTCAACGCCTTCATGCTATACATGAAGGAGATGAGAGCCAAAGTCATTGCGGAGTGCACGCTCAAGGAGAGTGCAGCCATCAACCAGATCCTGGGCCGTCGGGTGAGGCCATGGGGGCAAGTGGGCTGGTAGGGGTGACTACCCTGACTACCTTCACCCTGAGCAGCCTGCCAACTCTCTGATGCATCCTCCATCTGCCCCCCTTCCCCACTGCAGTGGCATGCACTGTCCCGGGAAGAGCAGGCCAAGTATTATGAGCTGGCCCGCAAGGAGAGGCAGCTGCACATGCAGCTATACCCAGGCTGGTCGGCGCGGGACAACTATGTGAGTGGCCAAACACACGCAGTAGGGGAGCCTTCTGCATGCCATACCCCAGAggaagtcaggactgctgtcctgAAGGCACacaggaggaggggacagggtggAGGAGAGGCTCAAGACCTTTGATGGCTAGCTCAGGAAGGCTCAGATGAGGGGAGCCGGCTGTGAAGGCAGGCTCGcatcccatcccctccccaggATGTGCTTCCACACAGGGCCGTTGTGCAGTATTTGATTAGGTCAGCACAAAGAAGTAAATGAGCGTGAAGTCACCTCCTCCTTCAAAATGGAGGCCagtgtggggaagggaggaggagcccCTAATTTCCCTGTGGTTACCTAGCAAAAACTGGTGTCAAGAAAACACCAGGGCCCCAGGTCAGGTCAGAGGGGACGGTGGGCCAGGAACCCCAGGGGCAGCCTGACTAGGCAGTAGGCTGCAGGTGTCCCAACCACTCACACCCAGAGTCCTGAGCATCTTCCACTTTGTTCCCTGCAGGGGAAGAAGAAGAGACGGTCGAGGGAAAAGCACCAAGAATCCAACTCAGGTGAGGCCTTCCCTCAGAGCTAGGCCTGCATCTCACAAATCAAAGCCCCACCAGAATAAGAGCTGTACTAAATCCAAGGGAgttcagatggtcaagaatctgccttccatgcaggagacccaggtttgaaccctgggtcgggacgatcccctggagaagggaacagcaacccactccagtattcttgcctggagaaccccgtggacagaggagactggcatcaTGAgtggacacaaagagttggacatgactctttACTATTTTAAGTCTCAGGGAAGACCAGCAGAATTTTATTTtcggctgggctgggtcttcatttccgcCTAAGGGCTTACTCTAGTTGTGGGGCAGAGGCTCTACGGCATgcagggttcagtagttgtggctcccagctTGCGAGCAccggctcaacagttgtggcgcacaggcttagttgccctgcagcatgtggggtcccaggacagggaccgaacctgtgtctcctgcattgccagtgaattctttatcactgagccacgagggaagcccgaAGCCAATTCTTGTAGCAATGGTTTGTGACCCACCACATACACTCCTTTGTAAGCCCTCCTAACAGCCACCCTCTGCCAGAGAACCTAGTGAGGAACTGAGTGTTTGAATCAAGACTAAACCCAAACACTGCATCCAGATTAGTTCTGCGGAGGTGAGCATCAGGCTGTCTGGGTGGAGTGCGAGCCACGCTCCAGGCCCGAGCTCTATAGTCACACAGCCTGTTGGCTGGTGCCTAGTAGTTTCTCTATCGCCCCAGCCCCTCTTTCTCATGGAGGTGCCAAGTGCACTGTATAGAGGACCCAGGAAAGCCACACCCtgctccaggtaatcttcctgtGGGTGAATTCCTGTCCCAACTCTGGTAATTCACACTCCATATCCATGAATATATCCATATCCACACAGGGGGCTagtactggggctcagcagagtCCTCAGTCTTTTCTCTAAGATTGGACAATGTTCAATCGTGTATAGCATAGGCTTTAAGTGACAACACAAGGGGAAATGAGTCAAGCAAGACTGGGCACTggcaaagatgaagaaaaactgATGGCTAAAATAGATGGACAAAATGGGCAGGGccttgggggaggggatgggaaggCCTAAGGCAGAAGAAGCTTGATCCCCATGGGCCCCTCAGGCCCTTCTCTCAGCCCCTTTGCTGCAAGGGGCCCCACAAGGCAGAGAGGAGCCAGCCTGATAgggtctcctccctcccacccccaccattctTCCCCTGCCTCTCTACTGCCAGCTGGGTGCCAGCCTTTCCTGATACCTTGGCTTTGGGCCCTTGGCCTCCCACTAAGACTGGACAGGCCATGGAGAGGCCCTTGCCTGTAGGGACTGTGGGGTATCTGTGACTGGCTAACACTGATATTACCTCTTCTTTCTgggccctgctctgccctgctgcctgcctgcccGCCCTCTGCCCTGCTCTGCCCCTCTGGCATGGCTGTGAGCAGACCCTGGCTCGCCTAAGAAATGCCGTGCTCGCTTTGGCCTCAACCAGCAGACGGATTGGTGTGGTCCGTGCAGGTGGGTttgtccccaccaccaccctcccttTGCTTCAAGCTGCTTCCCTGACTCTGCACAGATTCTGCTGGGCCTGCTGTTCTCCTTTGGCCTCTAGCCCCCCAACATACCCACAGACTGGGAAGCCAATGCCTCCTGAGAGTGAGAATGAACACAGCTTGTGAGGAAGATCTCTTGGGTCTAAGTGGAAGGAATAGAGAATATCCTAGATGGAAGGAAAGGCAGGCTTAAAAGGCATCTCTGGTGCCTGGTGCCCGGTGCCCAGGGTTCCCTGGTAATGGATGTGCTAATCGGGCCGAGCAGGTCCATATTAGACAAATCTCACACACAGCATTTAAGTGGCTCAAACCCCTGTCCCCAGGCCTCAGCGTCATTGTGGACCACCAGCTCCTTCACGTCAAATTGGGATCCCTGTTGTACCACACTGAGCCTCACATCTAAGAACAACAAAGTAGTACTGTAGTAGAGAATAACCTGAATAAGGTAAATGCCCAATAGGCATGTGACCTACTGAGACCAGAGGTAGGGAGAGGTGAACACAGGTACCCCTGGCACCCATACTCAGATCCTATGGCATTAAACCTGTGTTTCACCATACAATATTTgtatatgggaaaagaaaatatacctACCAAATGGCTCAGGCCTGGCCTATATATATTAGGCTCAGGCCAGGCCTGCCGGGGCCAAGGCTGAGGCTGCTCCAGGCATTAAGTTCACTGACTCTAGGGAATACTTGTTCAGCCCCGAAGGGTACCCCTACATTCCCTAAGAACAAAGAGGAATTTGGGGGAGTAAGTGTGTGTACGTATGTACACATGATGGGAGGCAGCCCTGTCctcaaacagaaaataagatggtAGGAATGGGTGAGACAAttccctttcttccccttctctgcTCCTAGCATAGCTCTAAGTATTTGGAATGCTCAGGGCTAGAAGCCACAAGCACACATTAATCAGATCTGAGCTTCACAGACACGTGAAGCAGAGCTGCAACAGCCTAGACTAGGAGACAGCTGTCCTGGAAGATAGCAGGCAGCCCACACACGGAGCTACAAAAGGTCCCTGTGCCATCTAGTGGCTCTGTTGGGAACTGCACCTGTCCATGGTCTGGGCCAGGCCCAGCAGTTGTCAGGCTAAGTCCTAAGGCATAGGCATATGTAAGTAAGTCATGGGGAAATAGGCCTGTGCAAGGACAGCATTTTTTGGTTGTGGTGTATGACTATGAATTCACCCTCTGTTTACAGATAACTCTCTTCACTATTcctaggaggaaaaagaaatgcattcgGTACTTACCCGGAGAAGGCCGCTGCCCCAGCCCCGTTCCTTCCGATGACAGTGCTCTAGGCTGCCCCAGGTCCCCAACTCCCCAGGATTCGCCCTCGTACCTCCTGctgccccacctccccacagAACTGCTTGCTAGCCCTGCAGAACCGGCGCCTACATCACCAGGCCTCTCAGCCACTCTCAGCCTCTCAGCCCCCTCAGAGCGACCAGCAGAGTACACAGGTACAGCAACAGGAATCTCAGAGACAGGCATCCTAGCATGCACAGGACACATGGCTTCCTCCAGGGGCTCACCCTCTGAGAGGAAACGACAGAGTCCCAAAGCAGGTGGAAACCGGCCAGGGGGCCTGTTGGCTCCCTCTCACAGCTCAGGCCCTGGAGATTTCAGAGTCTGCACAACTTCTGCCTAAACCTGGGGCCATCAATCCAAACTGCTCCAAGTGATGGGAAGCAGATCTGTGTTGTGTCATTTCGTCAGGGGCATCCCCCATGCCTGTGGCAGGCTCCCTCCCTGTCTTGACAGCCAGGTGCCCCTGCCCCCCTTGCTTTTCCTCCATAGGTCATAGGTGGACTGGACTGAGCCCAGCTGCTTTCCGTACTCTCCCCTCCACCACTGCCCCACCTTCCCTGTACCAGATACTTCATGGACCAAGAACCAGCTGGTTTACCAAACAACATGTAAGCATGGTCACAACCACAAAGCTCAAGATGACAGTGCTTCTCTCTTAAGGGCCTGGAGAAGCCCTGTTTACAGAAAACCATCTGCTATCTGTAAGCTGAACCAAGGGAAGCTTCTACCCACATTCTTTTTAGCAGCTTTCAATAAGTGAATGGAATAGGTTAGATTTAGGCCTATCAGCCCGGCAACAGGAATAACCTGACACTACCTTACAGGCAAGTGTGGGTGGTGAGCGTTTGTGGCTATAGTTCAAATTACTTGGAAACGTTTCCTGAGAAATTCAACCACCTAAGAAGCCCTGATACCTAATGCCCTAGTCACTGGTTCAAGTCAGCTGTGGCTCAAAACCAGTGTGCATCCTTCCCCACTTCTGAGAGCCTTGTCTGATCCAATTCCAGCTTATCCACATCAGTCTAGCCAGCTCTTTAGACAGTTGTAAAAAAGGGCAAACCAAACCTCAGGACAGCCAGTACCTATTTTCCAGCGTGTAAGCAGGCCAGCTTCAGTTTCCCTATGGGGCTGCAGGAAGGAAGACCATATAACTAAAGCAGGAGCCCAGAAAACCTCTAGTGGTGAACATCGGGTTTTCACCACAGCCTACTTTAACCCATTTCTGAGCCAAGCTTCAACCCTGagccttaaaaaacaaacatgttttaatttaatttagttttgttttcttcttgcctCCACTTCACTGTACGTAGCCTGAATCCAAAGATAAAGGGCTATCCTTGtacccacacacacccctcaaCAAAAGCCTAGTTCCTACTTTAGCCACTGACTTCTCAGAATCCAAAGATCGTATGTTCTAGTGTAGTGCTTCAAAAAGTCTTGAGAGAAAAATGACCACTGTAATATTCaagatatttttgtattgttAATGCATATCACAGAAAAACTTTGATATGAGAATAAAGATACTTTTTACTGGgtttctttttcaaatcctgcctctgaACAATAAGCTGTTTCACTGACAGTACGCCACTTGTTTCTTTTCCACAGTCACAAAACTGTGGGTTTCTTCTCTATTATGTTACACATGTTCAAGACCTTGAGCCAGGGATTTACTCTGGTCACCTCTCCTTAAGGGACTTGGGGCCTGCTCCAACCTAGAGAGCTCATGCTAGGTGTACAGCCCCTATTCCAAGCTGCGATCTTAACCCCGCTAGTCCTCTGACCTCACACTGATGCAGGCACAGGCCAACCTGCATCCATTGCTTATATGGGGATGGATTGGAAACTGCCACCCACAGCCCCTAAGTCAACCCAACCAGAAACAGGCACACATCACTGGGCTTAATTTCCCTCTGAAGGCAAAGAGAAGACAAGTGCATATCCTATTCTAAGGAAAACATGAACACAAAGCAATCTTTTATAAGTTGGTATTCTCGTAAAATCCAAAAGACGGATATTTTAAGCACCCTTTCCTCCCAAAGACCGACAAGATGCGTGATGTATTTCCTGAAGTATTCATTTTATACAAAACCTCTGAAGTTACAGAGCCAGCTCAAAAGGTCAGTCAACCATTAGATACAAATGTTGACCAAGAAGTGTATCACAATAGCCAGCGGCTGGGCCACCATCATGTTTTACAATTTTCACTTAATGCAGTTAATTTTTTGgactttatgtttaaaaatataaagtcatcTTCCAGGGTAGTACCATTGAAGTAGGCCACTGGAAGTTGTAATCCTAGACTTGCTTTTTTCTGGGTGCTAGAGGAGACCAGCCATTCTCTTGACATCTGTCCCATTTAAAGAAATCCTCTCTGGCTACTGGCCTAGTTGTTTCAAAAAACTGCATTTTAACCAAGGCTTATGCAAGACCGGGCTGCTGCATCTGATCTGGTGTCTTATTTAAGAGCACACGGGACACATAACAATGCACTCTTTGTGTATGTGAGGGTAAAGAGGAGAGCTTTGGCAACATTCTTAAAATTGAACcagccttaaaaataaaaattttaaaaaaaacctgactTCAAAGAGGAAACTCAAATCCTCAGAGATCATACCAGCACATTCCTGTGAGGCCACAGGGTGACTTGAGAGTGTAGCCTCAAATTCAATTTCAAATACCACAGCAGTCCCACCTCATTTCCAGCCAAAAACTAGTCATTTTCTGAGATATTTCTGAGACACCCGAACTTCCCTTACAGATTCCTAGACAACTGGCAGATTTGCTTGAAATACAGAGCTTTGTTCCATCCCCTGCTAAAGCTgctcccctgccctcctgggcTTAGAACACTCGGTGAGGGCTCCGCCCAGCAAGCTAGCAGAATCTCCCCAAGCCTCCCAAATTGACATTTCCCCCTCTATAGGAAGCCCTGTGGCTTAACTTCAGAACTGTAACTACACTTTGAACAGCCCAGAAGCTATGCTGCCCAACCTTATTCAGTGTTTAGTAAGCCTGGCTAAAGAAGGCCAGAATGGTTCTCTACACTGTTCTAAAAAAGAAAGGCTATTAGTTCCTGCATGCAAttctagggggaaaaaactgCACAAAGAGTGGGCAAGGGTAACACAGACTTGCCAGGCCTATAAGATGTGAAACCAAAAACTaattcattatattaaaaaagcTAAACTGCCTTTTCTGTCAGGTTAGAAAAGCTGTTCTGGTGTAACTGTCAAGTCTCCAGAGAGCTTTAAGAGTTCaccataggggcttcccaggtggtgcaagtggtaaagaacccgcctgcctatgcaggataCTGGGGTTTGATGCCTATCCCCTGAGGGCACGGCAAATGCCTAGAGAACCctttgcacagaggagcctggagggctacagtctatggggtcacaaagactcagacaaaactgagcacgctcacacacacatggGTTCTTGAAACAGAGCCAGTCACCAAAGCAGAACAGGTTCCTAGGTTGTGTCACCCCCCCAATCCCAACTATTCTAATCACCTATTTCAGACCTCAAATTACCATGGACCTCAGGCTCTCTATATTGGTCTGCTTGTCCACAATGGGCAGTGGGGGTCTCAGAGGAGCCATAACTGAATATATTCAACGAGTACAGCAGGGAGAGGTACAACAGAGATGGGGACAGTCCCACTAATAAAAGCCCAGCCTAGGTCCAAAGAGATGTTGAAGAATAGTATGGGATTGTATAGAATGGAGTTAACTGGAAAGGGCAAATTCTGTCCAAGGGGTAAGAATGAGTCTATGCCTAGTGGCCCCCatgaattagagaaaaaaaaggggAGGAGAAAATTAAATTTGTGAGCTATCTCAAACTACCAAGAAAACTTCATATGCCCTGAGTCACATGCCCAGTGACTCACTGCCACCATCCTTCTCCAGCTAGTTCCAGACTAAGAATTAGCATGACATCATGCGGTCCAACAAGTTACAATATAGATTTTGCTTAATTAATTCCAGCAGCAGGTATGTAGGAACAACTGTAGAATAAACAAATCACAGTATAATGCCACTCTGGGATCTCTAACTTTTATAAGGGATACCTCTGTgaatctttggaaaaatatcaaaactaagtaatatctattttgtatattaaagATGGACTTATGAAGGCAAGCTAATAACAGCACTTCAAAAGAGGTTAAGAATTCTTAGAGGGCATATATCCTTAACCAACAACTCACCAACAGCATTACACTGCAGGGAGCTACTGTTTTCAACTTATCCAAAACCATATAGGTCCTAAGAGGCAGGACTCCAGCCTCACAGCTTGACTTCATACTACAGTATTTGCTCAGAATAACTTGGAAATGAGAAGGCAGACAGGTTGACAGGTTTGCTGTTATGCTGTGGGAAAGGGCCCCTCACTTTCTTTGGATAAAAATGAGAGGCTGGAAAACTGGTAGACACATTCTACAGCAGAAAGAGGGAAAAGGTTAGCGAAGTGCTGCAGCCAGTTGAAGGGCCTCTTCAACTGAAGGGCCTCTTAATAGTGTCCGTAAATTGCCTGTTTTCTTAGATGAGCTGTTAGATCTCTATTAATCATGATTTAAAGACTGTGGTCAAGGTCTACAGAAAGTCAGGAAGGGAACAATCATATTGTCTGTCCACTCAATCTTACATATTCAGAAAGACCTTTCTCTTCTGGGAAATAGAAATGAGATACTCTAGCTAGACTGAATGCTGCTACCTTCCCCACTAAAACCAGCACAAATGGAAAAATAGCTTAATTCCTGAGTAAAGGGAATCAGGGATCCAGAAGTAATCAAAGGGTTGGCAttctttttctgtgaagggccatagagtaaatattttaggctttttggTCAGGTGTAGTCTTTGGTGTGTCAAttattcctctggagaaggaaatggcaccccactgcagtattcttgcctggagaatcccatggacggaggagcctggcaggctatatagagtcacaaagagtcagatatgactgagcacacacacactattgtaGAGGTAGATATGAGACAAATAAGAGATGAAATAAAGGCAAACTACTGTTTagtaatgatctgagccacaagagcTACACGAAGGGAACACATTAAAACTACATGTGAATACAGATAATTCTAAAGTAAGAAGAACAGGGAgcacaaggaagaaagaaaattaaaaatttgtg encodes:
- the TCF7 gene encoding transcription factor 7 isoform X3, translating into MPQLDSGGGGPGGGDDLGAPDELLAFQDEGEEQDDKSRDSAAGPERDLAELKSSLVNESEGAAGDAGVPGAGAGARGEAEVGAEALGREHTSQRLFPDKLPESLEDGLKAPECTSGMYKDTVYSAFNLLMHYPPPSGAGQHPQPQPPLHNKATQPSHGVPQLSPLYDHFSSPHPTPAPADISQKQGVHRPLQTPDLSGFYSLTSGSMGQLPHTVSWPSPPLYPLSPSCGYRQHFPAPTAAPGAPYPRFTHPPLMLGSGVPGHPAAIPHPAIVPSSGKQELQPYDRSLKAQADSKAEKEAKKPTIKKPLNAFMLYMKEMRAKVIAECTLKESAAINQILGRRWHALSREEQAKYYELARKERQLHMQLYPGWSARDNYGKKKRRSREKHQESNSGGKRNAFGTYPEKAAAPAPFLPMTVL
- the TCF7 gene encoding transcription factor 7 isoform X4, which translates into the protein MPQLDSGGGGPGGGDDLGAPDELLAFQDEGEEQDDKSRDSAAGPERDLAELKSSLVNESEGAAGDAGVPGAGAGARGEAEVGAEALGREHTSQRLFPDKLPESLEDGLKAPECTSGMYKDTVYSAFNLLMHYPPPSGAGQHPQPQPPLHNKATQPSHGVPQLSPLYDHFSSPHPTPAPADISQKQGVHRPLQTPDLSGFYSLTSGSMGQLPHTVSWPSPPLYPLSPSCGYRQHFPAPTAAPGAPYPRFTHPPLMLGSGVPGHPAAIPHPAIVPSSGKQELQPYDRSLKAQADSKAEKEAKKPTIKKPLNAFMLYMKEMRAKVIAECTLKESAAINQILGRRWHALSREEQAKYYELARKERQLHMQLYPGWSARDNYGKKKRRSREKHQESNSDNSLHYS
- the TCF7 gene encoding transcription factor 7 isoform X2, whose amino-acid sequence is MPQLDSGGGGPGGGDDLGAPDELLAFQDEGEEQDDKSRDSAAGPERDLAELKSSLVNESEGAAGDAGVPGAGAGARGEAEVGAEALGREHTSQRLFPDKLPESLEDGLKAPECTSGMYKDTVYSAFNLLMHYPPPSGAGQHPQPQPPLHNKATQPSHGVPQLSPLYDHFSSPHPTPAPADISQKQGVHRPLQTPDLSGFYSLTSGSMGQLPHTVSWFTHPPLMLGSGVPGHPAAIPHPAIVPSSGKQELQPYDRSLKAQADSKAEKEAKKPTIKKPLNAFMLYMKEMRAKVIAECTLKESAAINQILGRRWHALSREEQAKYYELARKERQLHMQLYPGWSARDNYGKKKRRSREKHQESNSDPGSPKKCRARFGLNQQTDWCGPCRRKKKCIRYLPGEGRCPSPVPSDDSALGCPRSPTPQDSPSYLLLPHLPTELLASPAEPAPTSPGLSATLSLSAPSERPAEYTGTATGISETGILACTGHMASSRGSPSERKRQSPKAGGNRPGGLLAPSHSSGPGDFRVCTTSA
- the TCF7 gene encoding transcription factor 7 isoform X1 translates to MPQLDSGGGGPGGGDDLGAPDELLAFQDEGEEQDDKSRDSAAGPERDLAELKSSLVNESEGAAGDAGVPGAGAGARGEAEVGAEALGREHTSQRLFPDKLPESLEDGLKAPECTSGMYKDTVYSAFNLLMHYPPPSGAGQHPQPQPPLHNKATQPSHGVPQLSPLYDHFSSPHPTPAPADISQKQGVHRPLQTPDLSGFYSLTSGSMGQLPHTVSWPSPPLYPLSPSCGYRQHFPAPTAAPGAPYPRFTHPPLMLGSGVPGHPAAIPHPAIVPSSGKQELQPYDRSLKAQADSKAEKEAKKPTIKKPLNAFMLYMKEMRAKVIAECTLKESAAINQILGRRWHALSREEQAKYYELARKERQLHMQLYPGWSARDNYGKKKRRSREKHQESNSDPGSPKKCRARFGLNQQTDWCGPCRRKKKCIRYLPGEGRCPSPVPSDDSALGCPRSPTPQDSPSYLLLPHLPTELLASPAEPAPTSPGLSATLSLSAPSERPAEYTGTATGISETGILACTGHMASSRGSPSERKRQSPKAGGNRPGGLLAPSHSSGPGDFRVCTTSA